A single window of Chlamydiales bacterium DNA harbors:
- a CDS encoding HrpE/YscL family type III secretion apparatus protein, which produces MKFFSLIYQGEIHPESEEKVIPADQYSILLEAKEIVAKAKEDAKRLHLQTEEECVELRKAAEEKGFQDGLVKFDEHLLFFDSELKRIRHEAMQAVLPLALKAAKKIVGKELETHPETIVDIVIQALAPVTQSHRIKIYVSREEKEAVEAEKTKIRAILEQVESLSVLERHDIAPGGCIIETEAGIINATIENQWRALEAAFERYMKR; this is translated from the coding sequence ATGAAATTCTTCTCTCTGATCTATCAAGGCGAAATTCATCCAGAATCCGAGGAGAAGGTCATCCCCGCAGACCAGTACAGCATCCTTCTCGAAGCTAAAGAGATCGTTGCCAAGGCAAAAGAAGATGCAAAGCGTTTGCATTTACAGACCGAAGAGGAGTGTGTAGAGCTTCGCAAAGCAGCCGAAGAGAAGGGATTTCAAGATGGCCTTGTTAAATTTGATGAACATCTTCTATTCTTTGATAGCGAATTGAAAAGGATCCGCCACGAAGCGATGCAAGCGGTTCTTCCTCTCGCTTTAAAGGCTGCGAAGAAAATTGTCGGCAAAGAACTTGAAACGCACCCAGAAACGATCGTCGATATCGTTATTCAAGCTCTTGCACCAGTCACTCAGAGCCATCGGATTAAGATTTATGTGAGCCGCGAAGAAAAAGAAGCGGTTGAAGCAGAAAAAACAAAAATCCGCGCGATTTTAGAGCAAGTAGAGAGCCTCTCCGTCCTTGAAAGACACGATATCGCTCCTGGAGGATGCATCATAGAAACTGAAGCTGGCATTATTAATGCCACGATCGAAAACCAGTGGCGCGCCCTAGAGGCCGCCTTTGAACGCTACATGAAACGGTAA
- the sctR gene encoding type III secretion system export apparatus subunit SctR — translation MRSKLKFLLLFACLYICFSVPLLAQDEALRSAGIPALNPGEGEPPSLVVELAILAGLSILPFAIMLLTSFVKIVVVLSLLRNAIGVQQSPPNQVINGIALLMTVYVMFPTGLAMYNAAGDYVKKSAPENLFSAPTAAFVVNVVDKAKEPLRTFLQKNTMNKHMTSFYQLAYKSFPENFRSSLQPNDFIVLIPAYITSQLKAAFEIGVLIYLPFFVIDLVTSNILLAMGMMMLSPLTIALPLKLLLLVMVDGWTLLIQGLVLSFR, via the coding sequence ATGCGCTCCAAACTTAAGTTCCTTCTGCTTTTTGCATGTCTATACATCTGCTTTTCTGTTCCTCTTCTCGCTCAGGATGAAGCTCTTCGCTCCGCAGGAATCCCCGCACTTAACCCTGGAGAGGGAGAGCCTCCATCGCTTGTCGTTGAGCTCGCCATCCTCGCTGGACTCTCGATCTTACCCTTTGCGATCATGCTGCTCACCTCTTTCGTCAAAATCGTCGTGGTTCTCTCGCTCTTAAGAAACGCGATCGGAGTGCAGCAATCTCCTCCCAACCAGGTCATTAACGGGATTGCACTTCTGATGACTGTTTACGTCATGTTTCCCACGGGCCTTGCGATGTATAACGCAGCTGGAGACTATGTAAAAAAGAGCGCCCCAGAGAACCTCTTCTCCGCCCCTACGGCCGCCTTCGTCGTCAACGTCGTAGATAAGGCCAAAGAGCCCCTTCGCACCTTTTTGCAAAAAAACACGATGAATAAGCACATGACGAGCTTCTACCAGCTCGCTTACAAGAGCTTTCCTGAGAACTTCCGCTCCTCTCTCCAGCCAAATGATTTCATCGTACTGATACCAGCCTATATTACTTCGCAGCTAAAGGCTGCCTTTGAAATTGGCGTGCTGATCTATCTTCCCTTCTTTGTGATCGACCTTGTTACTTCGAACATTCTACTTGCAATGGGAATGATGATGCTCTCGCCCCTTACCATAGCGCTCCCCCTGAAACTGCTGCTGCTTGTGATGGTCGATGGATGGACCCTTCTGATTCAGGGCCTTGTTCTCTCATTTAGGTAA
- the sctS gene encoding type III secretion system export apparatus subunit SctS, with amino-acid sequence MFSAEIYQLSYQALLLILILSGPPILISTLLGLFVAIFQAATQIQEQTLSFMVKLFAVMIVLLVMGGWLGGQIMQFSSTIFLNFYKWAS; translated from the coding sequence ATGTTCTCTGCTGAAATCTACCAGCTCTCCTACCAGGCGCTTCTTCTTATCTTAATTCTATCGGGGCCTCCCATCCTCATCAGCACCCTCTTAGGCCTCTTCGTCGCTATTTTCCAAGCTGCAACCCAGATTCAGGAGCAGACCCTCTCCTTCATGGTCAAACTCTTTGCTGTGATGATCGTTCTTCTCGTGATGGGCGGCTGGCTCGGCGGACAGATCATGCAGTTCAGCAGCACCATCTTTCTCAACTTCTACAAGTGGGCCTCCTAA
- a CDS encoding flagellar biosynthetic protein FliR yields the protein MRLAPIVALAPFLGSKLPQGVKIALAMSLAAVFLPHIVLTSTKPAVFDISLLGYIFKELFIGVLLGFMVSIPFYFSQAAGVLIDFMRGSSSLGVTDPTTQAQITPIGLLYNYVLIVLFFQIDGPFFFFDGVLQSYTAIPVDKFFQASFFTLDAPFWQAVSKLLTQFTVISIQLAAPSIVAILMAEMFLGIANRLAPQVQIAFLGMSLKSLLGIALLWAGWFFIMQQMAKLSLQWLGGFMQLLNTIKT from the coding sequence ATGAGACTGGCCCCAATCGTAGCGCTCGCTCCTTTCTTGGGGTCGAAGCTTCCTCAGGGCGTTAAAATCGCCCTTGCAATGTCGCTTGCGGCCGTTTTTTTGCCTCACATCGTCCTGACGAGCACCAAACCAGCAGTCTTTGACATCTCTCTCTTGGGCTACATCTTCAAAGAGCTCTTCATTGGGGTTCTTCTCGGATTCATGGTTTCTATCCCCTTCTACTTCTCGCAGGCGGCCGGCGTGCTCATCGATTTCATGCGGGGATCCTCCTCTCTTGGGGTGACAGATCCAACCACTCAGGCGCAGATCACTCCTATCGGCCTTCTATACAACTACGTCCTGATCGTCCTCTTTTTTCAGATCGATGGCCCCTTCTTCTTCTTTGACGGCGTTCTCCAGTCTTATACCGCCATCCCCGTCGACAAGTTCTTTCAGGCCTCTTTTTTCACACTCGACGCCCCATTTTGGCAGGCGGTGAGTAAACTCCTCACCCAGTTCACCGTGATCTCTATCCAGCTCGCAGCTCCCTCTATCGTTGCGATCTTGATGGCCGAGATGTTCCTTGGAATCGCCAACCGCCTAGCTCCTCAAGTGCAGATCGCCTTCCTGGGAATGTCTCTAAAATCTCTCTTGGGCATCGCGCTCTTGTGGGCAGGGTGGTTCTTCATCATGCAGCAGATGGCAAAACTCTCTCTGCAGTGGCTAGGTGGATTTATGCAGCTTCTAAACACGATCAAAACTTAA
- the sufS gene encoding SufS family cysteine desulfurase gives MSSLTQADIERIRRDFPILEKTQNGHPLIYLDSAATVQKPRQVIEAMSHFYAREYGTVHRAIYGLSIAATERYCGVREKVRRFLNAQSADEIVFTKGTTEGINLVADCFGKAFLRHGDEVLICETEHHANIVPWQKACAEHGALLKIIPVNDKAEIDLKAYGELLSSKTKLVAVAHIANATGSLHPIETIIRMAHSEHAKVLIDGAQSAARLPIDVQKLDADFFLFSGHKVYGPTGVGILYGKRELLEAMPPYQCGGDMIEQVTLAATTYREPPLKFEAGTPMIAEVIGLGEALDYIEKIGREKISAWEDQLLAYATQKLLEIPELRIIGTAKDKGPIISFMIEGAHPLDIGTLLDLKGICVRTGHMCAQPTMHRFHVKAATRISFAIYNTISEIDQFILTLKEVLCSLRPSA, from the coding sequence ATGAGTTCACTCACTCAGGCTGACATTGAGCGTATCCGCAGAGACTTCCCGATTCTTGAGAAGACCCAGAATGGACACCCCCTAATCTATCTCGATTCCGCTGCCACAGTACAAAAGCCTCGACAGGTGATTGAGGCGATGAGCCACTTCTATGCGCGCGAGTATGGAACAGTACACCGCGCCATCTATGGCCTCTCGATCGCAGCCACTGAGCGCTACTGTGGGGTCAGAGAGAAGGTTAGGCGCTTTCTCAATGCTCAATCCGCAGATGAGATCGTTTTCACCAAGGGCACAACCGAAGGGATCAATCTCGTTGCAGACTGCTTTGGAAAGGCGTTTTTGAGGCATGGCGATGAGGTTCTCATCTGCGAGACAGAGCACCATGCAAACATCGTGCCCTGGCAGAAGGCGTGTGCTGAACATGGAGCCCTATTAAAGATCATTCCAGTAAACGACAAAGCAGAGATCGATTTAAAGGCCTATGGGGAGCTTCTTTCATCCAAGACCAAGCTCGTGGCAGTCGCTCACATTGCAAATGCCACAGGAAGCCTGCATCCGATCGAGACGATCATTCGCATGGCCCACTCCGAGCACGCGAAGGTGCTAATCGATGGGGCGCAGAGCGCTGCACGCCTTCCGATCGACGTCCAGAAGCTGGATGCCGACTTCTTTCTCTTTTCGGGACATAAGGTTTATGGGCCGACAGGAGTGGGGATCCTCTACGGAAAGAGAGAGCTGCTCGAAGCGATGCCCCCCTACCAGTGTGGTGGAGACATGATCGAACAGGTTACCCTTGCTGCCACTACCTACCGCGAGCCTCCTCTGAAATTTGAAGCTGGAACTCCAATGATCGCCGAAGTGATCGGCCTTGGTGAGGCCCTTGACTACATAGAGAAGATCGGGCGAGAGAAGATTTCAGCGTGGGAAGATCAGCTCCTTGCGTACGCGACTCAGAAGCTGCTTGAGATACCCGAACTCCGGATCATCGGTACGGCCAAAGATAAGGGGCCTATAATCAGTTTTATGATCGAAGGCGCACATCCGCTTGATATCGGCACGTTACTCGATTTAAAGGGCATTTGCGTGCGTACAGGCCACATGTGCGCGCAGCCGACGATGCACCGCTTTCATGTTAAAGCTGCCACTCGCATCTCGTTTGCCATCTACAACACCATCTCCGAAATCGACCAGTTCATCCTCACCCTCAAAGAAGTCTTGTGCTCGCTAAGGCCTTCGGCCTAG
- the sufD gene encoding Fe-S cluster assembly protein SufD produces the protein MLLQTGPFLEELQKQFMRLESDEVMGRLRGNAWTRLLERGLPQKKEEAFQYVHLRELYEKSYALPEKMAAPSTEELSSLILPECTNSCLVFVEGVYSPELSKVPPGLIVLPLPKALRSYQTLLQGRLEGAIAGESDPFALLNLAFAAGEAGVFIYLPPKKSLEAPLQCLHLSRQQGVIASPRIHAFIGREAELQIISSFQPAEGAWINSMLDLTLEEGARVKQASTLLNESRSWIFDAIRATQKRDSSLETVSISRGAKSHRQSFNIALTGENAEASLNGTWLLNNDFSCHAHVLVDHSAPHTRSRQLFKGVLDGISQSSFEGKIFVHPEAQKTEAYQLNNNLILGERALAFSKPNLQIFADDVKASHGATIGQLDANLLFYLKTRGIPDSIASRLLVRAFCQEVGAKLPLPSMRAQLAQELARYL, from the coding sequence ATGCTTCTTCAAACAGGCCCCTTCCTGGAAGAACTTCAAAAGCAGTTCATGCGCCTTGAAAGCGATGAGGTGATGGGACGGCTGCGTGGAAACGCGTGGACCCGTCTCCTCGAGCGCGGCCTTCCACAGAAGAAGGAGGAGGCTTTTCAATACGTGCATCTACGCGAACTCTACGAGAAGAGCTATGCGCTGCCTGAGAAGATGGCAGCTCCTTCAACGGAGGAGCTCTCTTCTCTTATTCTTCCCGAATGCACAAACTCCTGTCTCGTCTTTGTAGAGGGAGTCTACTCCCCAGAACTCTCTAAAGTTCCCCCCGGACTTATCGTTCTTCCACTGCCAAAAGCCCTCCGCTCTTACCAGACCCTTCTTCAGGGGCGACTTGAGGGGGCGATAGCAGGTGAGAGCGATCCATTTGCGCTTTTAAACCTCGCTTTTGCAGCTGGAGAGGCTGGGGTGTTCATCTACCTCCCTCCAAAGAAGAGTCTAGAAGCTCCTCTACAGTGCCTTCATCTCTCTCGGCAGCAAGGGGTGATTGCTTCTCCCAGGATACACGCCTTCATTGGGCGCGAAGCGGAACTTCAGATTATCTCCTCCTTTCAACCTGCAGAAGGCGCATGGATCAATAGCATGCTCGACCTCACTCTAGAAGAGGGGGCACGCGTAAAGCAGGCGAGCACTCTTTTAAACGAGAGTAGATCTTGGATATTTGATGCCATCCGCGCCACTCAGAAACGCGATAGCTCTCTAGAGACAGTTAGCATTAGCCGCGGAGCGAAGAGTCACAGGCAGAGTTTTAACATCGCACTAACAGGAGAAAATGCCGAGGCCTCTTTAAATGGCACCTGGCTTCTCAATAACGACTTCTCCTGTCACGCACATGTACTCGTCGATCACAGTGCGCCGCACACCCGTTCTAGACAGCTTTTCAAGGGCGTTTTAGATGGAATCAGCCAGTCGAGTTTTGAAGGGAAGATCTTCGTCCATCCTGAAGCTCAGAAGACCGAGGCCTATCAGCTTAATAATAACCTCATTCTCGGAGAGAGAGCTCTAGCATTCAGTAAGCCCAACCTGCAGATCTTTGCAGATGATGTAAAGGCCTCTCATGGAGCCACCATTGGCCAGCTCGATGCGAATCTACTCTTCTACCTAAAAACGCGTGGTATTCCAGATTCTATTGCTTCTCGCCTTCTCGTCAGGGCCTTCTGCCAAGAGGTCGGTGCAAAGCTGCCTCTCCCCTCAATGCGTGCACAGCTTGCGCAGGAGCTTGCCAGATATCTATGA
- the sufC gene encoding Fe-S cluster assembly ATPase SufC: MLEIKNLTASVEDKIVLKGFSLQIQPGEIHAIMGPNGAGKSTLAKILAGDPSYEILSGEIWFLGENILEKAPEERAHLGLFMSFQYPLEIPGISNAEFLYAAENAHAKASGRAPLSKEEFDKKLDEKMELLEMRKEFKERSLNEGFSGGEKKRNEILQMAMLEPRLAVLDETDSGLDIDAMRIVSKGVNALMNPERSLLLITHYQRLLDYIKPHFVHVMIDGCIVRSGPAELALELEANGYMVDYASGCKE, translated from the coding sequence TTGCTAGAAATTAAAAATCTGACAGCCAGCGTTGAAGATAAGATCGTTCTGAAGGGGTTTAGTTTACAGATCCAGCCTGGAGAGATCCACGCGATCATGGGTCCCAACGGAGCGGGTAAATCCACGCTTGCAAAAATTTTAGCCGGAGATCCTTCATACGAGATTCTCTCTGGTGAGATCTGGTTTTTAGGCGAGAACATTCTTGAAAAAGCACCAGAGGAGAGAGCCCACCTTGGCCTCTTCATGAGCTTTCAATACCCGCTTGAAATTCCTGGTATCAGCAATGCGGAGTTCTTATACGCAGCCGAAAATGCACATGCAAAAGCTTCTGGACGAGCGCCTCTTTCTAAAGAGGAGTTTGACAAGAAGCTTGATGAGAAGATGGAACTTCTTGAAATGAGAAAAGAGTTCAAAGAGCGCTCGTTAAACGAGGGCTTCTCTGGTGGTGAGAAGAAGCGAAATGAGATCTTGCAGATGGCGATGCTAGAGCCTCGCCTCGCGGTTCTGGATGAGACAGATTCTGGACTTGATATCGACGCGATGCGCATCGTCTCCAAGGGAGTAAACGCTCTGATGAATCCCGAGCGCTCTCTCCTGCTTATCACCCACTACCAGCGCCTTCTCGACTACATTAAACCCCACTTTGTCCACGTGATGATCGATGGCTGCATCGTCCGCTCAGGACCTGCGGAACTCGCCCTGGAACTCGAAGCAAACGGATACATGGTAGACTACGCAAGCGGGTGTAAGGAGTAG
- the sufB gene encoding Fe-S cluster assembly protein SufB, with amino-acid sequence MTTEEILKERSEYKYGFVTEIETESFPKGLTEDTVRAISAKKEEPSFLLDFRLKAFHRWKELEEPKWPNVSYPPIDYQAITYYSAPKRKQKLDSLNEVDPELLKTFERLGVPIDEQKRLTNVAVDIVFDSVSLGTTFQKQLKEAGVVLCPISEAVHTYPELIERYLGSVVPIGDNFFSALNSAVFSDGSFVYVPKGVRCPIELSTYFRINDKESGQFERTLIIAEEDSYVSYLEGCTAPAYDNNQLHAAVVELVALDRAEIKYSTVQNWYSGNPQTGAGGIFNFVTKRGRCAGFRSKISWTQVEAGAAITWKYPSCILQGDESVGEFYSVALTSGKMQADTGTKMMHLGKNTSSTIISKGISADQSHNTYRGLVKIAPRAEGARNYTQCDSMLVGAACSANTFPYIESANASSQVEHEASTSKMNESQLFYLQSRGLSREDAISMIVSGFCKEVFQELPMEFAAEAQKLLTLKLENSVG; translated from the coding sequence ATGACGACAGAAGAGATCCTGAAGGAAAGATCTGAGTACAAATATGGTTTTGTTACTGAGATTGAAACTGAGAGCTTCCCGAAGGGATTAACTGAAGATACAGTCCGTGCTATTTCGGCAAAAAAAGAGGAGCCCTCCTTCCTCTTGGATTTTCGTTTGAAGGCGTTTCACCGCTGGAAAGAGCTAGAAGAGCCGAAGTGGCCCAACGTCTCTTATCCCCCGATCGACTACCAAGCGATCACCTACTACTCCGCTCCAAAACGGAAACAGAAGCTAGATAGTTTAAATGAGGTCGATCCAGAGCTTTTAAAAACTTTTGAGAGGCTCGGTGTGCCGATCGACGAGCAGAAGCGTCTGACCAATGTCGCTGTCGATATCGTTTTTGATTCGGTCTCTCTTGGAACCACCTTTCAGAAGCAGCTCAAAGAGGCGGGTGTCGTTCTCTGCCCGATCTCGGAGGCGGTTCACACCTATCCGGAGCTAATCGAACGCTATCTCGGTTCGGTTGTGCCTATCGGAGACAACTTCTTTTCAGCGCTAAATTCTGCTGTCTTCTCCGACGGCTCTTTTGTCTATGTGCCGAAAGGGGTTCGCTGCCCTATCGAGCTCTCTACCTACTTCCGCATCAACGATAAAGAGAGTGGCCAGTTTGAAAGAACGCTGATCATTGCTGAAGAAGATTCTTACGTTAGCTATTTAGAAGGGTGCACAGCCCCAGCCTACGATAATAATCAGCTGCACGCAGCTGTTGTAGAACTTGTGGCGCTAGATCGTGCTGAGATTAAATATTCGACAGTGCAGAACTGGTATTCCGGCAACCCTCAGACGGGCGCTGGAGGGATCTTCAACTTCGTAACTAAGCGAGGGCGCTGCGCGGGTTTTCGCTCGAAGATCTCCTGGACGCAAGTGGAAGCAGGAGCTGCGATCACATGGAAGTATCCTAGCTGCATTCTTCAAGGGGATGAGTCTGTCGGTGAGTTCTATTCGGTCGCTCTGACGAGCGGAAAGATGCAGGCTGACACCGGCACAAAGATGATGCACTTAGGAAAGAACACCAGCTCTACGATCATCTCGAAGGGGATCTCTGCCGATCAGTCGCACAATACCTATCGCGGTCTGGTCAAGATCGCTCCTCGCGCCGAAGGGGCTCGAAATTACACGCAGTGCGACTCGATGCTTGTCGGAGCAGCTTGCTCTGCCAACACCTTCCCCTACATCGAATCGGCGAACGCCTCCTCGCAAGTCGAGCATGAAGCCTCAACTTCCAAAATGAATGAGAGCCAGCTCTTTTATCTGCAGTCGCGAGGCCTCTCCCGCGAAGATGCAATTAGTATGATTGTCAGTGGTTTTTGCAAAGAGGTCTTCCAAGAGCTCCCCATGGAGTTTGCAGCTGAAGCGCAGAAGCTACTCACATTAAAATTAGAAAACTCGGTGGGATAG
- the kdsB gene encoding 3-deoxy-manno-octulosonate cytidylyltransferase, whose product MLIACVIPARLKSTRFPRKMLAPLLGKPLIQWVWEAASRVSLFSELAIATDSEELAAIARGFGAKCYMTSEECATGSDRLIELRKRGSIKADIWVNWQGDEPFINARTLTDLLQSCGEDGADVWTLKKKITQEEALTPHVCKVVTNSEGFALYFSRHPIPFVRDIKPQSSIEFFKHIGMYAYSDAALLKLSSLKPCPLEEAEQLEQLRFLYNSLSVRVHETQEEPFGIDLPEHLALAHKKAQELTRC is encoded by the coding sequence GTGTTAATTGCATGCGTAATTCCCGCCAGGCTTAAGTCGACCCGCTTTCCAAGAAAGATGCTCGCTCCTCTTCTCGGTAAACCGCTCATTCAATGGGTCTGGGAGGCAGCGAGCCGCGTTTCTCTGTTTAGCGAACTAGCCATTGCAACCGATTCGGAAGAGCTGGCGGCCATTGCGCGCGGGTTCGGCGCCAAGTGCTACATGACCTCTGAAGAGTGCGCAACGGGCAGCGATCGTCTGATCGAGCTGCGTAAGCGCGGGAGTATAAAGGCGGATATCTGGGTTAACTGGCAGGGCGATGAGCCCTTTATCAATGCGCGAACCCTTACGGACCTGCTGCAGTCGTGCGGAGAAGATGGAGCCGACGTCTGGACTCTAAAGAAAAAAATTACACAAGAAGAGGCGCTCACTCCTCACGTTTGTAAAGTTGTGACAAACTCAGAGGGTTTTGCCCTCTACTTCTCTCGCCATCCCATCCCATTTGTCCGAGATATTAAACCCCAATCATCAATTGAATTTTTTAAGCACATTGGCATGTACGCCTATTCGGATGCAGCCCTTCTTAAACTCTCCTCTCTAAAGCCCTGCCCTCTAGAAGAGGCGGAGCAGCTTGAACAGCTCCGCTTCCTCTATAATAGCCTATCTGTTCGGGTGCATGAGACGCAGGAGGAGCCCTTTGGAATAGACCTCCCTGAACACCTCGCTCTCGCTCACAAAAAAGCTCAAGAACTCACCCGCTGCTAA
- the rfbB gene encoding dTDP-glucose 4,6-dehydratase — protein MECRKRSNKRVLITGGAGFMGSAFIRQGLKSSALDFLINLDLLSYAGNLKNLEEIEGDARYRFVRGDIADEKLVESLCIQHQIDTIVHFAAETHVDRSIAGPAAFLETNVAGTFHLLEVVRRLPHIHFHQISTDEVFGSLDETGVFTESSRYEPNSPYSASKAAADHFVRSYAHTFGLSVTISHSTNNYGPHQYPEKFIPRMITHCINQQSLPVYGSGRNVRDWLYVDDHAEAVWEILKKGQKGEAYNIGSSCERSNLELLGELLDEVAKQTGEDPSCLRQLITFVPDRLGHDFRYALNTEKIRREIGWKPRHTLKEGLAKTVSWYLQNKESALC, from the coding sequence ATGGAGTGTCGAAAGAGGTCTAATAAGAGAGTGCTGATTACAGGCGGTGCGGGATTCATGGGGAGCGCCTTCATTCGGCAGGGGCTGAAGAGTTCTGCGCTGGATTTTCTGATTAATCTCGATCTTCTCAGCTATGCAGGAAACTTGAAAAATCTTGAAGAGATCGAAGGGGACGCGCGCTACAGATTTGTGCGAGGAGACATTGCCGATGAGAAGCTCGTAGAGAGCCTCTGCATTCAGCATCAGATCGACACCATCGTCCACTTCGCTGCCGAAACGCACGTAGATCGTAGCATTGCAGGACCGGCGGCCTTTTTAGAGACGAATGTAGCAGGAACCTTCCACCTTCTTGAAGTTGTGCGCAGACTGCCTCATATTCACTTTCATCAGATCTCGACAGATGAGGTCTTCGGTTCTCTAGATGAAACGGGCGTGTTTACTGAGAGCTCTCGTTACGAGCCAAACTCACCCTATTCAGCATCAAAAGCTGCAGCGGATCACTTCGTGCGTAGCTACGCGCACACCTTCGGGCTCTCCGTCACGATCTCCCACAGCACGAACAACTACGGTCCGCACCAGTATCCAGAGAAGTTCATTCCGCGCATGATCACGCACTGCATCAATCAGCAGTCGCTTCCAGTCTATGGATCTGGAAGAAATGTCCGCGACTGGCTCTACGTCGATGACCATGCAGAAGCGGTCTGGGAAATTTTAAAGAAGGGGCAGAAGGGTGAAGCTTACAACATTGGCAGCAGCTGCGAGAGAAGCAACCTCGAGCTTCTAGGAGAGCTCCTTGATGAGGTCGCGAAGCAGACGGGTGAAGATCCCTCGTGCCTGCGTCAACTAATCACCTTTGTGCCCGATCGTCTCGGCCACGATTTTAGGTATGCCCTAAATACGGAGAAGATCAGAAGAGAGATAGGTTGGAAGCCTCGCCATACACTGAAAGAGGGGCTTGCCAAAACTGTGAGCTGGTACCTGCAGAATAAGGAGAGTGCCCTGTGTTAA
- the rfbD gene encoding dTDP-4-dehydrorhamnose reductase — MKLWITGAGGLLGEALKQYCKDKKISYLSTARADLDVTDCDQASRFIDDNSPTHIINCAAYTAVDRAETERDKAYAVNAAGPANLAELAKKRLLPLIHISTNYVFNGKRSAPQNETDPCDPLNVYGASKLEGERRVLDCYPEACVIRTSWLFGRGGKNFISSLYETLKKERVIRACHDQWGRATYSRDLAEAILVLLDKSGIYHFANHGAISRYQAACDIRAEAEKRGIPLACEEILPVPSSEFTLPAARPDSAILATDKIEELIKIRPWKTVLGEYLDAIK; from the coding sequence ATGAAATTGTGGATCACAGGAGCTGGTGGACTTTTAGGAGAGGCCTTAAAGCAGTATTGCAAAGATAAAAAAATTTCTTATCTTTCAACCGCGCGCGCTGACCTCGACGTCACAGATTGCGACCAGGCCTCTCGTTTTATCGATGACAACTCTCCCACGCATATCATTAACTGCGCAGCGTATACGGCGGTCGACCGTGCAGAGACGGAGCGCGATAAGGCCTATGCAGTGAATGCAGCTGGCCCAGCAAATCTGGCAGAGCTCGCTAAGAAAAGACTTCTTCCTCTCATTCACATCTCTACAAACTATGTTTTTAATGGCAAACGATCTGCACCTCAGAATGAGACCGATCCTTGCGATCCATTAAACGTTTATGGAGCGAGCAAGCTAGAAGGGGAGAGGCGAGTCTTGGACTGCTACCCAGAAGCGTGTGTGATCCGCACCTCTTGGCTCTTTGGCAGGGGCGGAAAGAATTTTATCTCCTCACTCTACGAGACGTTAAAGAAAGAGAGGGTGATCCGCGCGTGTCACGATCAGTGGGGGAGAGCAACTTATAGTAGAGATCTCGCTGAGGCGATTCTCGTGCTCCTCGATAAGAGCGGCATCTACCATTTTGCAAACCACGGGGCTATTTCGCGCTACCAGGCGGCTTGCGATATCAGAGCCGAAGCTGAAAAGCGCGGCATCCCTCTTGCCTGTGAAGAGATCCTTCCTGTGCCCTCATCCGAGTTTACGCTGCCAGCAGCAAGGCCCGACTCTGCAATTCTCGCTACGGATAAGATTGAAGAGTTAATAAAAATACGTCCTTGGAAAACTGTATTAGGTGAGTATCTAGATGCGATCAAATAG
- the rfbC gene encoding dTDP-4-dehydrorhamnose 3,5-epimerase: protein MNLQAIPLVLEGPRRIRPRVFHDERGFFWECYREPLYRALGIEESFVQVNHSFSKKGTIRGMHFQRSPGQAKLVTVITGKIFDVVVDIRPDSPTFGKWEGLMLDDEAREQLFIPVGFAHGFCAVSPEAHVLYKVSQIYDPAEERGFRYDDPFVGIEWPEMSPLLSKKDLEAPSFHEALK, encoded by the coding sequence ATGAACTTACAAGCTATTCCACTTGTCCTTGAAGGACCCAGACGTATCCGCCCAAGAGTCTTCCACGACGAAAGGGGGTTCTTCTGGGAGTGCTACCGCGAGCCTCTATATCGCGCTTTGGGGATCGAGGAGAGCTTTGTCCAAGTTAACCACTCCTTTTCCAAGAAGGGCACGATTCGCGGAATGCACTTTCAACGCTCTCCCGGACAAGCGAAGCTCGTCACGGTGATTACAGGAAAAATTTTTGATGTCGTCGTGGATATCCGCCCCGATTCGCCCACTTTTGGCAAGTGGGAGGGTCTCATGCTGGATGATGAGGCGCGGGAGCAGCTCTTCATCCCCGTCGGATTTGCCCACGGGTTCTGCGCTGTGAGCCCCGAGGCCCATGTTCTTTATAAGGTCAGCCAGATCTACGACCCAGCTGAAGAGCGCGGATTCCGCTACGACGATCCTTTTGTGGGCATCGAGTGGCCGGAGATGAGCCCTCTGCTCTCTAAAAAAGACTTGGAGGCTCCCTCCTTCCATGAGGCGCTCAAATGA